DNA from Pirellulaceae bacterium:
AGCAGGGGCTGCTGCACGTCACCGTGACACGCCTGGTCAGCGATACCGCCCTGGCGCGAATTGTCGCCCAGGTTCAGCGGGCTCAGGCCAGCAAGGCACCGGTGCAGCAGTTGGCCGATCGCATTTCTAATGTCTTTGTGCCAATCGTTCTGGTCGTGGCTGCAGTGACTCTGATTGCCTGGTGGTACGCCAGCGGCAGCCTGAGCACCGCTATGTTCCGTTCGATTGCCGTGCTGATAATTTCCTGCCCATGCGCGCTGGGGCTGGCCACCCCATTGGCCGTGATGGTAGGCATGGGGCGGGGGGCCGAGATGGGCATTCTGTTCAAATCCAGCCTGGCACTACAAACATTGCATCAGGTCCAGCACATCGTCTTCGACAAGACGGGGACGCTCACCACCGGGCAGCTCAGCGTTACGGACATCCTGTGCGCCGATCAAGGCGGCAATGCGAACGATAGTTCTCGGGATCGACTGTTGTATGTGGCCCGCGCCGTAGAGCAGGCAAGTGAACACCCGATCGCCCGCGCCGTGGTGGAATTCGCCAATAGACAACTCAGTGGCTCCAGTGTCCTGTCTAGTGCGCCGCCGACACTTCACATACGTGAATTTTTGGCCGTTCCTGGCTGCGGGGCTCAAGCGCAAATTGATGATCGGCTCATACGAGTCGGCACAGATTGGTGGATCAAAGAGTGCGGCATTGCACTGCCCGAAGCGATGGTCGTGCGCGCTGTGCAATTAGAAAATCAAGCCAAGACCGTGCTCTGGATCTCAAGCGATGATCAGGTCTTGGGGCTGATGGCCGTTGCTGACGTGCCCAAAGCGGATGCGGCCATGGCGATCCGCGAACTGAAGGCAATGAGTATTCGAGCCAGTATGCTGACCGGTGATAACGCGCGGACCGCCAACGCTATCGCTACCGAAGTCGGCATCCAGGATCAGGATGTCGCCGCTCAAGTCCTGCCCGGAGATAAAGCCAATTTCATTGCCCGGCTTCAACGGTCGCCGGCGGCTACCGTGGCCATGGTGGGTGATGGTATTAACGATGCTCCGGCGCTCGTGCAAGCTGACATTGGCATAGCGCTGGAGACCGGTGCCGACATCGCTTTGGAATCAGCCGATGTCGCTCTGATGCGCGGGGACTTAATTGCCGTACCCAAGGCGGTTCGCTTGAGTCGCGTTACCATGCGCGTCATCAAGCAGAATCTATTTTGGGCCTTCGCCTACAACGTTGCGCTGATTCCAATTGCCGCTGGAGTCCTGGCCAGTTTCAGCGGCCTGCCAACTCCGCTACGCGAGCTGCATCCCATCTTAGCCGCACTGGCCATGGTGCTATCGGATCTGATCATCGTGCTGAACGCCCTGCGCCTTCGCAAGATTGAGTTGTAGCTGTGCTCGACAAGCGCATGGTAAGGCATGCACACGTACACACGCAGGGTGGGGTAAGTGAAGCCGATGAATAAGCGAGTCGGAATGCCAAGCGCTACCACCGAAAATTGCGTAAGGCGATAATCCCGCAAGCTATCCGCCTGACGCCGGCCCTTCACCATCGCTTGGTGGGCCGGCGGTCGCTGGATTTGGGTGGTGTGTTGGAAGTGTGCTTGTGTAAGAGCATTGGCTGCTGCTCTGCAACCTTGTACCACCCTCCTGCACTACCGCACTCAGTTCACACCTGTACCACCATTCCATCTTCTGCCAGTCGCATGCCCAGCTCGCGATGTTCGGCATCAAGACCAAGTTCGTTTTCAGCGTCGGTCGCCAGCGGATTGACGTGAATCAGGAGTGTTTGTCGCGGTCTGGTCAGTTTGACGAATTCGGTTACTGCGGACAGCCAACTATGACCAGTCCGCAGCCCAAGCTGTTGGTGCTGGTCGCCGAAATAGCACTCGTGCAATAACAGATCGACGCCCTGCAATTGCTTGGCTAGCTGCGGGTCGTGTTGTGGCGTCGTGTCCGTCACGTAGGCCAGCCGCTTGTCGGCAGTCGAAATCAACATACCCGTTGATCCACCGGGGTGATCCAGAGGAAAGTATTCCAGTTCCGCTTCGGCCAGTGGCACGCGCCCCGAAGCTCCTGCAAGCGGTCGAAAGTCGTAACTGGGAGCAACCGGGAACAGCGCCGCGTGGAATAGGTGCTCGCGTACGGCGTCCAGTTTGTCGGCCTGTCCCCAAATGCGGACTTGCTCCAGCCCGGTCACCGTCATCACGTCCAGAAGAAAGGTTAGCCCTACGATGTGGTCTAGGTGTGCGTGAGAGAGGATTAGGTCTATGTGTCGGCGCGGGGCTTGCAGCAACTGATCGATCAGCCGAAACAGCCCGGTTCCGGCGTCCAGCACGATGCCTTGGTCGGGCAGGTAGTAACAAGCGGTATGTCGGGACTGGCTGGGGTGGTAGCCGGTCGTTCCGAGACAAACCAATCGCATGGAAAAGCCCCTTGTAGCCAGTCGCTAGCATGTAGTGGAAGTAGCAATCTTATCCGTTCATACCGTCCGTAAGGTGGGAGCGGCGGGGCTGTTCAAATAGTGGGTTAAATTCAATGCTGGTTGCTAATGACAAAGTTCGTCTACGTGCGATTGGTAAGCCTCCCGCGCCGGGCCCACCACTGGAGAGAACGGTCGCCTGCAATCTTAACCGATTCCGGCGCCACGCGCCAGAGTCAGAATTGTACAAATCTTACCTAATACCGTTACTGAGTTGGCTATTGGCCGGGTACAATAACAGGCAGTGATGGCTCGTTTTCCCACAGGATCAGAAATGGACAAATCAATCCGCAGTTTCCCGGACCTGCTGATACGACGTGGAATCGCCAGCTCGGAGCAAATCAACGAAGTCGGCAAGTCGGCTGCAGATTCGAATATCGGTCTGGTCGAGGCCCTGATTCAGAGCGGCTACGCTGAGGCCGATCAGATCTACCACGCCCTGGCTGAGTTCCACAAACTGCAATTCGTGGACCTGAGCACCGTCAAGATCCCCGACGAAGTCATTCAGTTGGTCCCCGAATCGGTGGCTCGCGAAAACAGCGTGATTCCCTACGCCGAAGAAGATGGCGTGATTCATGTGCTGTTGAGCGATCCGTTTGACCTGGAAACGACGGAAAAGCTGCGGTTCATCCTCAATCGCCGCATCGAAACCGCCTTAGCGCCCCGCGACGCCATCCAGGAAGCGATTAACCGCTACTATGGCCAGGTCGAAGGTGAATCGGCGGACTCCATACTGCAGGAGTTCACCGATACTCAGATCGACTTCACCGAGACGGCCGAGGATAGTGCTGCGGTGGAAATGGCCGACGACTCCAGCGCACCTGTCGTGCGCCTGGTGCAGATGATGATTCAGGAAGCGGTCCAGCTGCGCGCCTCCGACATTCACGTGGAACCGTTCGAGGATCGAGTCAGAATCCGCTACCGCATCGACGGGGTTTTAGTCGAACGCGACAGCCCACCCCGCCGCCTACTGGGAGCCATTTTGTCGCGCATTAAAATTCTGGCCAGCATCGACATCGCAGAACGCCGTCGTCCGCAGGATGGACGGATCAAGGTCACTGTCGGCGAAAAAGAATTGGATCTGCGTGTCAGCTTTATCCCCACCAACCACGGCCAATCGGCGGTCATGCGCTTGCTGGACAAGGACAACATCAAGATTGGTGTTCGGCAGCTGGGTCTTAGTGAACGCGACT
Protein-coding regions in this window:
- a CDS encoding copper-translocating P-type ATPase; amino-acid sequence: MSDRTIELPVTGMTCVNCARSIEAALGKLTAVRQATVNFPASTVQITFDQHAATVAQLEKAITDSGFQVVHQSHSQSLADARRAASHHVQQRQWYRFWLGLTLTVPVFMISMGRDFGLLGHWAHAAWVNWLLGALATPVQFVVGAEYYANAWQSLKNRFASMDVLVSIGASAAYFFSAAVLVVDTFGWGKLGDHVYFETSATIITLILLGRIVESGAQRRTGAAIEKLVQLQADSADVLRNLDIVHVPIDQIQIDDCLVVKPGQRVPLDGLVKHGSSTVDESLLTGESLPVPKSKGDAVLGGTLNQQGLLHVTVTRLVSDTALARIVAQVQRAQASKAPVQQLADRISNVFVPIVLVVAAVTLIAWWYASGSLSTAMFRSIAVLIISCPCALGLATPLAVMVGMGRGAEMGILFKSSLALQTLHQVQHIVFDKTGTLTTGQLSVTDILCADQGGNANDSSRDRLLYVARAVEQASEHPIARAVVEFANRQLSGSSVLSSAPPTLHIREFLAVPGCGAQAQIDDRLIRVGTDWWIKECGIALPEAMVVRAVQLENQAKTVLWISSDDQVLGLMAVADVPKADAAMAIRELKAMSIRASMLTGDNARTANAIATEVGIQDQDVAAQVLPGDKANFIARLQRSPAATVAMVGDGINDAPALVQADIGIALETGADIALESADVALMRGDLIAVPKAVRLSRVTMRVIKQNLFWAFAYNVALIPIAAGVLASFSGLPTPLRELHPILAALAMVLSDLIIVLNALRLRKIEL
- a CDS encoding type II/IV secretion system protein, giving the protein MDKSIRSFPDLLIRRGIASSEQINEVGKSAADSNIGLVEALIQSGYAEADQIYHALAEFHKLQFVDLSTVKIPDEVIQLVPESVARENSVIPYAEEDGVIHVLLSDPFDLETTEKLRFILNRRIETALAPRDAIQEAINRYYGQVEGESADSILQEFTDTQIDFTETAEDSAAVEMADDSSAPVVRLVQMMIQEAVQLRASDIHVEPFEDRVRIRYRIDGVLVERDSPPRRLLGAILSRIKILASIDIAERRRPQDGRIKVTVGEKELDLRVSFIPTNHGQSAVMRLLDKDNIKIGVRQLGLSERDFKIFTNTIKRPNGIMLVTGPTGSGKTTTLYAALNAMNRPDRKIITAEDPVEYYLPGINQVEVRHDIGLDFARIIRSMLRQAPNIILVGEMRDSETASMGIQASLTGHLVFSTLHTNDAPSSVTRMTDMGVPSYLVASSVVAVLGQRLVRTICKRCKAPVKLSKAVLEEAEIPPEVAAKAEFMRGKGCGYCQKSGFRGRMGIYELMVVSSRIREMMFQGKSTVQLCEQAIKEGMTTLYCDGVRKVLRGYTTLEEVYRVAKRTEQDRIALQMVFREFLEGKS
- a CDS encoding MBL fold metallo-hydrolase, translating into MRLVCLGTTGYHPSQSRHTACYYLPDQGIVLDAGTGLFRLIDQLLQAPRRHIDLILSHAHLDHIVGLTFLLDVMTVTGLEQVRIWGQADKLDAVREHLFHAALFPVAPSYDFRPLAGASGRVPLAEAELEYFPLDHPGGSTGMLISTADKRLAYVTDTTPQHDPQLAKQLQGVDLLLHECYFGDQHQQLGLRTGHSWLSAVTEFVKLTRPRQTLLIHVNPLATDAENELGLDAEHRELGMRLAEDGMVVQV